TGCGCGACGAGGATTACGCCACCGGCAAACGCCAGCACCAGGCGTTGCAATCGGGTGAAATGGCTGAAGTGCTGTTCGGCAAGAACGAGCGCGGCGGTCAGGTGTTCCACCAATGGGCAGCCAAGCTCACGCAGGCAAGCGATGAGGAATTGCTGGACATCTTCAGCCCCGCACAGCGCGAAGCCGCAGAGTAATCCCGCCTATTGCGCGGTGTAACCACCGTCCACGACAAATTCCGCGCCCGTGACATAGCTCGCCTCGTCAGATGCGAGGAACAACACGCAATTGGCGATATCCTCAGGCTCGCCCAAACGCCCGACAGGGATGGTGGCCTCGATTGCGGCGTAGTTGTCCGCGTTGTCCTTCAGCCCCGCTTTGGCCATGTTGGTGCGGATGATGCCGGGATGGACGCTGTTCACGCGAATACTATCGGCCGCGGTTTCGAGCGCGACAGACTTGGTCATCATTTTGACCGCGCCTTTGGTGGCCGCATAGGAGGCGCTCCCGCGAAATCCGACGATTCCAGCCACCGATGAAAGGTTGATGATCGAGCCGGGAGTGCCTGCCGCCCGCATGACGCACACCGCTTCCTGTGTGCCCATGAATACGCCCTCGATATTGACCTTGTACTGCCGCCTCAGACCGGCGAGCGCGTCTTCCGCGTCAATCTCGGCCACGTCCAGAATGCCGGCATTGTTCACAAGGATATCGAGCCGCGAATGCTTGGCGAGAATGTCGCCCACAACGCGCCGCCAATCGCTTTGAGACGAGACGTCATGCCTCATCGCTTCTGCTGACAGGTTGCGCTGTGAGAGCAATGCGGCGCTCTCCTCGCACCCATCGGCATCGATATCGCTGAGGATGACAGTAGCGCCTTCCTCAGCCAGCCTTTCGGCAATCGCAAACCCTAAACCTGGACGCGATGCACCGCCTGTGACCAAGGCAATCTTGCCTTCAACTCTGCGTGTCATTCAATCCTCCGGAAACGCGAACGGCCTTGCCACTTCGCTCGGCCCCTTTGCGGTCGGGTTGTCGTTGAGTACCAGCTCGACCAGCGCGGTGTCGAAGAATTCGTGCAGCTCGATAATCTTGCCATCGCGGATGGTCATGATCTGGCAGTAGGTCTGGAGGTATTCATGGCCATTATTGCCCATCCCGCCACCATACATGATCCCGACCGCGCGGTTCTCATCGACGCACATGATCCGCCATTTGCGTGAGAACTGTACCGTTTCAGGCACAAGCTTGCCGACCACGCCATCGGCCACCAAAGGCCCAAAGCATTCCGCCTTGCCCTCCCACCGGCCTGACACCGGCGTCGAACCGAGCAGGTTGAACGCTACATCCTCGCTATGAAGCGCGGCGAGCGTGTCGAAGTCGCCCTCTTCCAGCGCGATGTAGAACTGCTCGGCGACTTTGCGATTGGCGGCAACAACCGCATCCTTGCCCGCCGACATCACCCAAACGCCGGGCGGAAATTGCTCTCACCCCAATCCTGACGCCTGGTCCAGTCGCCCATTGTCTCAAGCTCGCCGTCAAGCTCGGGGAAGCGTTCGTACACATGCTCCATATCAACCTCGAAAGGCCGCGTGGGCGCTTCGTTGTTGTATTCGTAAAACGCCTGTATCCCCTTGGCGAAATCCTCGCGCAGTTCCTCCGGCATGGTGTCACCCGCCGCCTCGACCAGATAGCGCCCGAACTCTTCCGGTGTGCAGGGATCGTAGGTAATGTCCTTGCCCAGCGCGCCCGACAGATATGCAGTCACCTGCTTGCCCACCAGTCGCTCCGGCCCGCCAATATTGAGCCATGCGCCCTCCATGTCGGGGCGTTCAAGGCTGGCGAGCATGAACTTCGCCACATCGTCGAGGCTGATCCAGTTGGCTTGCAGATTGGGGTTGTGCGGATAGACATAGCGCCCCTCATTGACGATGAAAGGCCGCGCCCAATTGGTCAGCAAATTGTCCATGAACAGCACGCTGCCAAACACTGTCCCGGGACAACCGGAACGCCACAACGCGTTGATCCCTTTGGTGTTCTCGCCATAGGTGAAGGGATCACCCGGCCTGTCGGGAATCCAGCTGGAAGTGTTCCACACCAGCCGCTTGACCCCTTCCTCAGCCGCCGCTTTACCCAGCTCTCCGATCAAGACCGCGCGATCGGCGCGGGCCTGCAAGGGGTGGGTGTAAAAGACGTAATCGGTCCCTTCGAGCGCGGGTTTGAAGGAGGAAGGATCGTAGAGGTCCATCGGGCGCACTTCGACCCGTTCGATCCCCTCGATCTTCGCGCCGCCAAACGGATCTTCCTGCCGCGAGATCGCGCGCACATCATAACCCGCCTTCAGGGCCTGTTTGACCTGCGCCATCCCCTGCCTGCCGCTCGCGCCGACTACTGTGATGAGTGCCATGTGATCTCTCCTGATGATTGCGGGAGAGACTAGGAAGACAAGCCGTCACCCGCACCGCGCCAATTTGATAGCGACCTAACAAAAGCGCGGCTTGCCGTAGCGTCCCTCGAACCGGACAACGTGGCCATGAACAATCGTTTCTGGCGCATCGAAAGCCGCCCTAAAGGCAATGATTTCGCAAGCGCGCTGGCGCTGGTCGAGGAGCCTCTGGGCGAGCTGGCCCAGGGCGAAATCCGTATTCGCAACGCTATGCTCTCGATGGATGCAGGCACGCGGATGTGGCTGACGAGCCGCGAAGATGGCTATCAGCCGCCGCTGCCCACCGGCGCTCCGATGACAGGGCTGGTCGTGGGCGAAGTCATAGCCTCGCGCGCGGATGGATTTGCCGAAGGCGATCTGGTGCGAGCTTTCGGAGTGTGGGGAGAAGTGAGCCAAGTCGATGCGGTGATGTCGGGCGCGGTGAAGCTCGATCCTTCGGTCGCGGACCGTCGCGCATGGTTCGGCCCTCTCGGCATGAATGGCTGGACCGCACTGTGGGGCATCGAGCAAACCGGCGCAGCAAAGCCGAGCGAGCGTGTGCTGGTGTCCGCTGCTGCGGGCGCAACCGGAGTGTTGGCAGTGCAGATCGCCAAGCTGCTCGGCTGCGAGGCATGGGGGATTGCGGGCGGCGCGGAGAAATGCCGCTATCTCACGGGCGAACTCGGACTGGATGGAGCCATCGACTACAAGGCGGGCGATGTCGGTGCGCAATTGGACGCAGCAGGGGGTTTCGACGTCTATTTTGACAATGTGGGCGGCGCGCTGCTCGACTCTGTGCTCACCCGCATGAACCATTACGGGCGGATCGCGGTTTGCGGATTGCTCGCCGACTATGGCGGCAACGCGCGCACCACCCCGCGCGAATTTGACCAGATCCTAATGCGGCGCCTGCGGGTTGAGGGGTTCTTCAGTCCGGACTTCATGGACCAAGGCGAACGCCTCACCGCCAGACTGCGCGGCTGGCACGAGGCGGGGGAGCTCACCATGCCGTATGATGTGACACGCGGACTTGAAAACACGCTCACCGCCTATGAAAAGCTCTTTACTGGCGGCAATATTGGCAAGGTAATCGTGGAGCTTGAGAGATGACTGGAACGCTGCAAGACCGCGCGGATATCGCCGACATTATCGCGGCCTATGCCCATGCGATTGACCGGCGGCGATGGTCGATGATGGAGCGGCTGTTCCACGAGAATGCGCAGTTTCAGTTCGGCACGGTCGCCGGAGACTGGCGCGGCTTTGTCGAGCAGGCGCGCGCGATCATCGATCCCTGCCTCGCCACCCAGCACCAGCTGGGCCAGGTGCAGTTCGGTTTTGCCAAAGGACCGGATGGCGAAAGCATCTGCCACACCGAAACCTATATGACCGCAATGCACACGATCCCGGCGGGCTATCCAATCCCCGACGTCTTTCCGGACAAGGGCAAGATCTATTCCGCGGTCATCGCGGGCCGCTATGTCGACCGGTTTGAAAAGCGGGATGGCGAATGGCGGATCGCGCATCGCACGGGCCTCTATGATTGGCGCGAATTCCGCGAAGTTGAAGGGGTGGACCTGTCCCAAATGCCCGAAGGCTCCTGCGGCTATCACGACGAGCGTGACCCTTCGACGCCGGTGGTAGCGCGCTGGCTGGGTTAGGATATCTTGCGGTC
This genomic window from uncultured Erythrobacter sp. contains:
- a CDS encoding glucose 1-dehydrogenase, producing MTRRVEGKIALVTGGASRPGLGFAIAERLAEEGATVILSDIDADGCEESAALLSQRNLSAEAMRHDVSSQSDWRRVVGDILAKHSRLDILVNNAGILDVAEIDAEDALAGLRRQYKVNIEGVFMGTQEAVCVMRAAGTPGSIINLSSVAGIVGFRGSASYAATKGAVKMMTKSVALETAADSIRVNSVHPGIIRTNMAKAGLKDNADNYAAIEATIPVGRLGEPEDIANCVLFLASDEASYVTGAEFVVDGGYTAQ
- a CDS encoding nuclear transport factor 2 family protein, giving the protein MSAGKDAVVAANRKVAEQFYIALEEGDFDTLAALHSEDVAFNLLGSTPVSGRWEGKAECFGPLVADGVVGKLVPETVQFSRKWRIMCVDENRAVGIMYGGGMGNNGHEYLQTYCQIMTIRDGKIIELHEFFDTALVELVLNDNPTAKGPSEVARPFAFPED
- a CDS encoding NmrA family NAD(P)-binding protein — encoded protein: MALITVVGASGRQGMAQVKQALKAGYDVRAISRQEDPFGGAKIEGIERVEVRPMDLYDPSSFKPALEGTDYVFYTHPLQARADRAVLIGELGKAAAEEGVKRLVWNTSSWIPDRPGDPFTYGENTKGINALWRSGCPGTVFGSVLFMDNLLTNWARPFIVNEGRYVYPHNPNLQANWISLDDVAKFMLASLERPDMEGAWLNIGGPERLVGKQVTAYLSGALGKDITYDPCTPEEFGRYLVEAAGDTMPEELREDFAKGIQAFYEYNNEAPTRPFEVDMEHVYERFPELDGELETMGDWTRRQDWGESNFRPAFG
- a CDS encoding NADP-dependent oxidoreductase, translated to MNNRFWRIESRPKGNDFASALALVEEPLGELAQGEIRIRNAMLSMDAGTRMWLTSREDGYQPPLPTGAPMTGLVVGEVIASRADGFAEGDLVRAFGVWGEVSQVDAVMSGAVKLDPSVADRRAWFGPLGMNGWTALWGIEQTGAAKPSERVLVSAAAGATGVLAVQIAKLLGCEAWGIAGGAEKCRYLTGELGLDGAIDYKAGDVGAQLDAAGGFDVYFDNVGGALLDSVLTRMNHYGRIAVCGLLADYGGNARTTPREFDQILMRRLRVEGFFSPDFMDQGERLTARLRGWHEAGELTMPYDVTRGLENTLTAYEKLFTGGNIGKVIVELER
- a CDS encoding nuclear transport factor 2 family protein; the encoded protein is MTGTLQDRADIADIIAAYAHAIDRRRWSMMERLFHENAQFQFGTVAGDWRGFVEQARAIIDPCLATQHQLGQVQFGFAKGPDGESICHTETYMTAMHTIPAGYPIPDVFPDKGKIYSAVIAGRYVDRFEKRDGEWRIAHRTGLYDWREFREVEGVDLSQMPEGSCGYHDERDPSTPVVARWLG